A genomic segment from Tuwongella immobilis encodes:
- a CDS encoding type I polyketide synthase produces MNASQSTVPEAPVPLAIVGLGCLFPGSNHATAFWADIKHGVDRIREIPATHWNVDDYFDSNPKAPDRTYARRGGFLDPVPFNPIEYGIAPTAIEATDTSQLLGLVAARQALVDAGYGPDRSFDRNRVSVILGVTGTLELVIPLGARLGHPHWKRALEEAGVDAETAADVVARISESYVPWQENSFPGLLGNVVAGRIANRLDLGGTNCVVDAACASSLSAIHLAGLELAAGRSDVVVTGGVDTFNDIFMYMCFSKTPALSPSGNSRPFESSGDGTILGEGLGMIVLKRLSDAQRDGDRVYAVLKSVGSSSDGKGNAIYAPSSKGQMKALHAAYRLANIDPRTIELVEGHGTGTRVGDSVEAAALVDVYRQAQAEGTWCALGSVKSQIGHTKAAAGAAGIIKAALALYHKVLPPTLKVEMPVETLTPGKTPFYVNTRKRPWLPRLEHPRRAAVSSFGFGGSNFHLVLEEADQQKSSPDWDDQIQILAFSGANADEILKQIESFPSAKDWTAVAHAAVALRTQFSHEHPIRLTGVLSIHSEQPDRWKQVAIGLVQANTPASQSPDGWTVVRGPRVGKLAMVFPGQGSQYVDMQCDLVCQFPQALDAIAVANQALGSLVQGTIPERLSDLIYPHPAFTPEVELAQADRLRQTQHAQPAIGASSVAMLAVLRDFGVEPELVAGHSFGELTALHAAGVLDNQALIRLSRLRGELMAQAAQSAQGDAGSMLAVLAPWELIETIIREENLDVVAANKNGPQQTVLSGSTPEIDRSERVFKRRQVRVSRLSVAAAFHSERVSAAAIPFRNALESLDLRQPQIPVFSNSTGQAYPAEMGTVKDLLGSQLAKPVEFVSMIHAMGQAGAGVFLEVGPGFTLTRLIQSILPTSVAIATDSSSGKRSGIHDFAMALAQLAARGIPVRLDRWNPKPATPLPTDAEKKAFTIPLCGANYVTPREKRPARPPIASRQNSEPVTVTPGAVAADSRNVVQPTTPMSANPAPMPAVVSRNPTHVAAKAVSPQPQVSQRVPTVLPKAPQPTISQPPTHSPSSFPRSPMSVDPNAVPFALQVTQQSLLAFQRMQEQTAQLHRQFLEHQQSAQLTLQSLVEQQQALLFQGVALPSLPAAPRTVAVVPPASLPAPMAAPVPAPVSIPAIPPAPVRAAVPTPVAPTIAKPSIPPAPAAVPAPAVATPPVVKTAAVVAPVVTAQPQAVKAVPATPPAASSSAVQTTLLSVVAEKTGYPSEMLDLSMSLDGDLGIDSIKRVEILSALQEKLPNAPTVKPENLGSLHTLQDIVNFLGAAVATPTPTTTAAPTSSVPAATPAPVAGEVQGTLLSVVAEKTGYPSEMLDLSMSLDGDLGIDSIKRVEILSALQEKLPNAPTVKPENLGSLHTLQDIVNFLGMNTGASVVSPAATASGGPPNHPTQRLVLKAVAGLPESRAEIAIIDEAPIWLVGNSSIVHHLADAFRAIGLEPTLLDWSSPPPSMATLAGLILIGGDSDPCRSVLPWLQAASSALKNGAQRGTPIVASLTTIDGQFGLSNDRTPMSPATGGLAGAIKTLAFEWPFALCKAIDLSPTLTATRELANEIVNELRRVGPQESGRSESGWSYLGLDSEPRSVEQRLPLRPSDVVLVTGGARGVTFACAHTLAERYGCTIILAGRTPPPGEEPTWLQAAIDEPSIKRAISQNERGISPREIGERANRVLAEREVRANLQAIRSTGSRVEYVSMDVADAKSVASAIQQIQNQLGAISGLIHGAGVLADRRVEDLTREQIERVYSTKVDGFHELLRNLDPSALKVLVAFSSSTARFGRTGQLAYAMANEVLNKSLQRFAKDYPHCKCLSLNWGPWEGGMVTPGLRKLFESEGVGLIPLASGAQFLADELAVASGPVEIVILGEGTAPVAPISQIQAMMPGEASSLETQPLANGMAKSFDRLIDIESHPILRSHVLDGKGVLPLALHLEWLAHGAIHRNPGLLFQGVDELRLLQGVKIAEAQSLTVSVFTAKAVREDGVYRVPTELRSIRADGREVLHSRATIVLGSLLPDAPAAQQLPQLQAYPQSVEECYRFTLFHGELMHGIEALDGFCDDAVAASAKCAPAPSAWLTRPIRSNWLADPLLLDVAFQLLIVWSRQRHGAGSLPTSVASYRQFRKHFPPDGVRLLVRIIHDTGSMARARIDLVDRSGQLVARLDGAECVIDAKLNEVFRHNQLRPMVGI; encoded by the coding sequence ATGAATGCCTCACAATCGACCGTCCCCGAGGCTCCGGTTCCCTTAGCCATCGTCGGACTCGGCTGCTTATTTCCAGGATCGAACCATGCGACGGCCTTCTGGGCGGATATCAAGCATGGGGTCGATCGCATCCGCGAAATTCCCGCAACCCATTGGAATGTCGACGATTACTTCGATTCCAACCCCAAAGCCCCCGACCGAACCTATGCTCGGCGTGGCGGGTTTTTGGACCCCGTACCGTTCAATCCGATTGAATATGGAATTGCTCCAACTGCAATCGAAGCGACGGACACTTCACAATTGCTCGGGCTGGTCGCAGCCCGTCAAGCGCTCGTGGATGCGGGCTATGGACCCGATCGATCGTTTGACCGCAATCGTGTCAGTGTGATTCTCGGCGTCACGGGAACGCTCGAACTAGTGATCCCGCTTGGCGCTCGGCTGGGTCATCCGCATTGGAAGCGTGCACTGGAAGAAGCGGGGGTCGATGCGGAGACGGCTGCCGATGTCGTGGCCCGAATTTCCGAATCGTATGTGCCCTGGCAGGAAAATTCATTTCCCGGCCTACTCGGCAACGTCGTGGCTGGTCGGATCGCTAATCGGCTTGATCTTGGCGGCACCAACTGCGTGGTCGATGCCGCATGTGCCAGCTCGTTGAGCGCGATCCACTTGGCAGGCTTGGAGTTAGCAGCGGGACGAAGCGATGTGGTCGTGACCGGAGGTGTGGACACCTTCAACGACATTTTCATGTACATGTGCTTCAGCAAAACCCCGGCTCTTTCGCCTAGCGGAAACTCTCGACCATTCGAATCATCGGGAGATGGAACGATCCTCGGTGAAGGTCTCGGCATGATCGTCCTCAAACGATTGAGCGATGCTCAACGAGATGGCGATCGTGTTTATGCCGTTCTCAAATCGGTCGGATCGTCGAGTGATGGCAAGGGGAATGCGATTTATGCCCCCTCGTCAAAAGGTCAGATGAAGGCGTTGCATGCCGCCTATCGACTGGCAAATATCGACCCTCGAACAATCGAACTTGTCGAAGGGCACGGCACCGGAACTCGAGTCGGCGATAGTGTCGAAGCCGCTGCTTTGGTCGACGTGTATCGCCAAGCGCAAGCCGAAGGTACTTGGTGTGCCTTGGGTTCCGTCAAATCGCAAATCGGCCATACCAAAGCGGCGGCGGGTGCAGCGGGGATCATCAAGGCTGCCCTGGCACTCTATCACAAGGTGTTGCCGCCGACGTTGAAAGTCGAGATGCCCGTGGAGACGCTGACTCCGGGCAAGACACCCTTTTATGTCAATACTCGCAAGCGACCATGGCTACCACGATTGGAGCATCCGCGTCGTGCTGCGGTGAGTTCGTTCGGATTCGGTGGCAGCAATTTCCACCTGGTTTTGGAAGAAGCCGACCAGCAGAAATCGTCCCCGGATTGGGATGATCAGATCCAGATTCTTGCGTTTTCCGGCGCGAATGCCGATGAGATTCTGAAGCAGATTGAATCGTTCCCCTCAGCGAAGGATTGGACGGCGGTTGCTCATGCAGCCGTCGCATTACGAACGCAATTTTCGCATGAACACCCGATCCGACTGACTGGAGTGCTCTCGATTCATTCGGAGCAACCCGATCGCTGGAAACAGGTTGCGATCGGCTTGGTGCAAGCGAATACTCCAGCATCACAATCGCCTGATGGCTGGACCGTTGTTCGCGGACCGCGTGTCGGGAAGCTGGCCATGGTTTTCCCAGGCCAAGGTTCTCAATACGTCGATATGCAGTGCGATCTGGTTTGTCAATTTCCGCAAGCCCTTGATGCAATTGCGGTTGCGAATCAGGCACTGGGATCACTGGTGCAAGGAACGATTCCCGAACGCCTCAGCGATCTGATCTATCCGCATCCCGCATTCACGCCGGAAGTCGAACTCGCACAAGCAGATCGGCTTCGCCAGACCCAGCATGCTCAACCAGCCATCGGTGCTTCGAGTGTCGCAATGTTGGCCGTCCTCCGCGATTTCGGTGTTGAGCCGGAACTGGTGGCCGGTCATTCATTCGGCGAACTCACCGCGCTGCACGCCGCCGGAGTGCTTGACAATCAGGCACTCATCCGACTGTCTCGATTGCGTGGCGAGCTAATGGCACAAGCCGCCCAATCGGCGCAAGGTGATGCCGGATCAATGCTTGCGGTGTTAGCTCCCTGGGAATTAATCGAGACGATCATTCGGGAAGAGAATCTCGACGTGGTCGCTGCCAACAAGAATGGGCCGCAGCAAACGGTTCTCTCCGGAAGCACCCCGGAAATTGATCGATCGGAACGAGTATTCAAACGTCGGCAAGTGCGTGTTTCTCGGTTGTCGGTTGCAGCGGCATTTCATAGCGAACGGGTATCTGCCGCCGCGATTCCATTCCGCAATGCGTTGGAATCATTGGACTTACGGCAGCCGCAGATTCCCGTCTTCTCCAATTCGACCGGACAAGCCTACCCAGCAGAAATGGGTACCGTCAAAGATCTGCTCGGATCGCAACTGGCGAAGCCCGTTGAGTTTGTGTCGATGATCCACGCGATGGGACAAGCCGGAGCGGGTGTCTTTCTCGAAGTCGGACCGGGCTTCACCCTCACGCGATTGATTCAATCGATCTTGCCCACGAGCGTTGCGATTGCGACCGACAGCAGTAGCGGTAAACGCTCTGGAATTCACGACTTCGCGATGGCATTGGCTCAGTTGGCCGCACGCGGAATTCCCGTTCGTTTGGATCGATGGAATCCCAAGCCTGCCACGCCGTTGCCGACCGATGCCGAAAAGAAGGCGTTCACGATTCCATTGTGCGGCGCGAATTATGTGACACCGCGCGAAAAACGCCCCGCACGCCCCCCGATTGCAAGCCGTCAGAATTCCGAACCTGTGACGGTGACGCCGGGAGCAGTTGCGGCGGACTCTCGCAACGTTGTTCAACCGACAACGCCGATGTCGGCCAATCCAGCGCCCATGCCTGCGGTGGTTTCCCGCAATCCGACGCATGTGGCGGCAAAAGCTGTTTCACCGCAACCTCAAGTTTCCCAACGGGTTCCGACGGTTCTTCCGAAGGCACCCCAACCGACGATTTCGCAACCGCCGACCCATTCACCGAGTTCTTTCCCAAGGTCGCCGATGAGTGTTGATCCAAACGCAGTTCCCTTTGCACTGCAAGTCACGCAGCAAAGCCTGCTCGCATTCCAACGAATGCAAGAGCAAACGGCCCAACTGCATCGCCAATTTTTGGAACATCAGCAGTCTGCTCAACTGACTCTCCAGTCGCTGGTTGAGCAACAGCAAGCTCTGTTATTCCAAGGGGTTGCGCTGCCTTCGCTGCCTGCCGCTCCTCGAACCGTAGCAGTGGTTCCTCCGGCATCGCTGCCCGCGCCGATGGCGGCCCCAGTGCCTGCTCCGGTTTCGATCCCGGCCATTCCTCCGGCTCCGGTGCGAGCAGCCGTTCCAACGCCAGTCGCTCCAACAATCGCCAAACCGTCGATTCCGCCAGCCCCGGCTGCCGTCCCTGCTCCGGCTGTGGCAACCCCTCCAGTGGTGAAGACCGCGGCGGTCGTTGCCCCAGTGGTCACTGCGCAACCCCAAGCGGTGAAAGCAGTTCCGGCAACTCCTCCGGCAGCTTCAAGCTCCGCTGTTCAGACAACCTTGTTGTCGGTTGTCGCGGAGAAGACGGGTTACCCATCCGAGATGTTGGATTTGAGCATGAGTTTGGACGGAGATTTGGGCATCGACTCGATTAAGCGAGTCGAGATCCTCTCCGCGCTCCAGGAAAAACTCCCCAACGCTCCAACCGTCAAGCCAGAGAATCTGGGGAGTCTGCACACCCTCCAAGATATCGTCAATTTCTTGGGCGCGGCCGTCGCCACACCGACTCCCACGACAACAGCCGCACCGACTTCGTCCGTTCCGGCGGCGACTCCGGCACCAGTCGCTGGTGAAGTGCAAGGGACGCTCCTGTCAGTGGTTGCGGAAAAGACGGGTTATCCATCCGAGATGTTGGATTTGAGCATGAGCTTGGACGGAGATTTGGGCATCGACTCGATTAAGCGAGTCGAGATCCTCTCCGCGCTCCAGGAAAAACTCCCCAACGCTCCAACCGTCAAGCCGGAGAATCTGGGCAGTCTGCACACCCTCCAAGATATCGTCAATTTCTTGGGGATGAACACTGGTGCAAGCGTCGTTTCGCCTGCCGCAACTGCTTCGGGAGGGCCCCCCAACCACCCTACCCAGCGGCTCGTGCTGAAGGCGGTCGCGGGACTGCCTGAATCACGAGCCGAGATCGCCATCATCGATGAAGCCCCGATTTGGCTGGTGGGGAATTCGTCCATTGTGCACCATCTCGCGGATGCGTTCCGGGCGATTGGCCTGGAGCCGACGCTCCTCGATTGGTCTTCGCCGCCGCCCAGCATGGCGACGCTGGCGGGGTTGATTCTGATCGGCGGCGACTCCGATCCGTGTCGATCGGTCCTGCCCTGGTTGCAGGCGGCATCGTCGGCATTGAAAAACGGTGCTCAGCGAGGCACGCCGATTGTTGCCAGTTTGACGACCATTGACGGACAATTCGGTCTATCCAACGATCGCACACCAATGAGCCCTGCGACAGGTGGACTCGCGGGGGCGATCAAAACTCTGGCGTTTGAATGGCCATTTGCCTTGTGCAAAGCCATTGATCTCTCACCGACATTGACCGCAACCCGCGAGTTGGCGAACGAAATTGTCAACGAATTGCGTCGCGTCGGGCCACAAGAATCGGGCCGATCCGAATCGGGGTGGAGCTACCTTGGCTTGGATTCGGAGCCACGATCGGTCGAACAACGATTACCGCTTCGCCCATCGGATGTCGTGCTCGTGACGGGTGGCGCACGCGGGGTGACTTTCGCTTGTGCCCACACGCTCGCAGAACGATATGGCTGCACGATCATTTTGGCCGGGCGAACCCCACCTCCGGGTGAAGAACCAACGTGGCTGCAAGCGGCAATCGATGAACCATCGATCAAACGTGCGATTAGTCAAAATGAACGGGGGATTTCACCCCGCGAAATCGGCGAGCGTGCCAATCGCGTCCTTGCAGAGCGTGAAGTGCGTGCGAATCTGCAAGCGATTCGTTCGACCGGATCGCGAGTCGAATATGTGTCCATGGATGTTGCCGACGCGAAATCGGTGGCATCGGCGATTCAGCAGATTCAGAATCAGCTTGGCGCGATTTCTGGACTGATTCACGGGGCGGGAGTCCTCGCAGATCGGCGAGTCGAAGACTTGACACGCGAGCAAATCGAGCGTGTCTATTCGACGAAGGTCGATGGCTTCCACGAACTCTTGCGCAATCTCGATCCATCCGCGTTGAAAGTGCTGGTCGCATTCTCGTCATCCACCGCGCGATTTGGTCGCACCGGCCAACTCGCCTATGCGATGGCGAACGAAGTGCTCAACAAATCGTTGCAGCGATTTGCCAAAGACTATCCCCACTGCAAGTGTCTGTCGCTGAACTGGGGACCGTGGGAAGGCGGCATGGTCACGCCCGGCTTACGGAAACTCTTCGAGTCCGAAGGCGTTGGCCTGATTCCACTTGCGTCAGGTGCCCAATTCCTAGCCGATGAGCTTGCCGTGGCATCGGGACCAGTCGAAATTGTGATTTTGGGCGAAGGGACCGCACCAGTGGCACCCATCTCTCAAATTCAAGCGATGATGCCGGGTGAGGCGTCTTCGCTCGAAACGCAGCCGCTCGCGAATGGGATGGCGAAATCGTTCGATCGTCTGATCGATATCGAGTCGCATCCGATTCTTCGATCGCATGTCCTGGATGGGAAAGGGGTTCTGCCGCTTGCCCTGCATTTGGAGTGGCTGGCACACGGAGCGATTCATCGCAATCCGGGCCTTTTATTCCAAGGAGTGGACGAACTTCGTTTACTCCAGGGTGTGAAGATTGCCGAAGCGCAATCGCTGACGGTGTCGGTATTTACGGCCAAAGCGGTCCGTGAAGATGGTGTGTATCGCGTCCCCACCGAATTGCGATCGATTCGCGCGGATGGTCGAGAGGTGCTCCACTCGCGCGCGACGATTGTGCTCGGGAGCCTCTTGCCGGATGCACCGGCGGCCCAGCAGCTACCGCAATTGCAAGCATATCCCCAATCCGTGGAAGAATGTTATCGCTTTACGCTGTTCCATGGCGAATTGATGCACGGCATCGAAGCCCTGGACGGCTTTTGCGATGATGCGGTGGCGGCCTCGGCGAAATGTGCCCCGGCGCCATCGGCCTGGCTAACGCGGCCGATCCGCTCGAATTGGTTGGCCGACCCGTTATTGCTCGATGTCGCCTTCCAATTGCTGATTGTGTGGAGCCGACAACGTCACGGTGCGGGTTCATTGCCCACGAGCGTGGCCAGTTATCGGCAGTTTCGGAAGCATTTCCCGCCGGATGGCGTTCGCCTCCTGGTACGAATTATCCATGATACCGGATCGATGGCGCGAGCGCGGATCGATTTGGTCGATCGGAGCGGTCAACTGGTCGCCCGATTGGATGGGGCGGAATGCGTCATCGACGCCAAGCTGAACGAAGTCTTTCGACATAATCAGCTTCGCCCAATGGTCGGAATTTGA